In the Argopecten irradians isolate NY unplaced genomic scaffold, Ai_NY scaffold_0340, whole genome shotgun sequence genome, cgagatGATGCGACTGTCACACTACAATGACCCAGGCCACATGGGTTATACAATGTGCTCCGTCAAAGTCCACACGTCGAACGCAATAGTAATACGTACAATAACCAACAAACCATCAGCACGATTACTGCAGGACTGAATGAAGTCATGCAGTATTTTGTACAATCTGTCTTGAAATTGTAATGTCCTTTTGGTGCCATCGATGTGAGCTGCTGTAAGTTACGGATTAGAAaaggccaaaaaatatgtctgttaaggctTACATTggcaaataataaaaaaaaaagggtCGGTGGGACGGGAGGATTTTTTTCGTGtatttcactctaaaataatgaccGGAACCgaagtctgagatcgaaatcccgacaattgattttttttgtagaaaagtggaaaaaaattaggTCGGGagtaaaaaaaattagggtctaaacagacatattatttcgTTTTGGCATAAGGAAGGAAAGGATGGACAGAACCTCGATTTCGTTTTTGCCCTTATCAAATTGTCATATCTCCCTGACACGGCCTATCTATGAGACAGGCCCTATACTGTTATAGACCAAACCTATTCTGATAGCATTCCCTCGTATTTCACCACACCAGGATGTGccgttatatatttacagttttcttGTCCATCGTGTCTCTCCTCTGTTTGACGTCCGCCAACGACAAACGTATTTTGATGAGCGATCCTACTTATGTGGCACAGGAGCTGAACCACCTTCAGTCTGAATTACAGCAACTTCAGGCAAAAGTGTCAACCCAAGAGCAAACTATAGCGAGCCAACAATCGGTCATTACTACACTGACCAGTCAAGGAAAGTATAGGACACATTATTCCGTTGATTTCATTTAAgtgtttacattttgaaaatgcCCACAAAATGTCTGAATTCGTTTGAAGTTTCCTTTCATTGGTTCGGTTCAAGGTTTATCGCTATGCTTGTTATTTTATTCACATATTCACAACATTTTAAATGCCCATAGAAACGCCGCTTTTTAGAACACACTTAACTACTTTAAATATCTTTTAGAagttatataattgttttaattgtttggtCTTAAATGACTTGCTGGCGATGGGATGTTAGTAAACGTAAATGGTTCAAACAGATTTTCAGAGTAAACCGTTGAAATTGCAACAGTTTGGaaaaacaacaagaggcccatgggccttaacggtcatctgactattagcacaatacaacatagtcgttaaaagattttagtctatttgacccatgtgaccttgaataaaggtcaaggtcattcatttgaacaaacttggtagcccttcatcccagcatgctacaggcccaatatcagtaccctgggacTTCCGATtcttgagaagtcgtttaaagattttagcctttttgacccctgtgaccttgaatgaaagtcaaggtcattcatttgaacaaacttggtcgcccttcatcccagcatgttacaggtcaaatatcagttctctgggcctttcggttattgagaagaagtcgtttgaatgaaaagtttacggacggcggatgGCGCATGActacggacggtgcatgatgacaaaaaaaaatgccaataaataaattgttccgtcgagcggtccaaagaactgttaaaatcgactgttactaataaaatgtgctgttggaccagGGTGACGTCACGCCTACAATTCGTGAcgtcaatgcattgttttgagtcATCGTCTGGGATTTCGGTTAACAGATGATTTGTTAgaccctcacacaaactgttgccctcgggcaacagtttgttTTCGGggccaacaaatcatctgttgccctcaacccaagtcaacaactgtatactatTAACCGGTCAATGGTTTGACTGTTTGCATGCGTTTTAAATTGTTGTCATAAACACCGGACCAAATAACGATATTCTTTCAACGAAATCTTTCTCGCCAAATGTTGTGATAAGGGTAAGATTGCGGttcaggtaacaaaacagttgtttcatgcatccctcggtgttgggaccaaccctataaactgtttccctcggCCTCTGGGAAACAGTTCATcaggttggtcccaacacctcgggaaaagagttttgactACTAACTGAAAAGACATGAAACATATATTGATATCTCTCTATTTCCCCACTTTTTTACATACAATATGTAGCTCAGGTAAACGAATACAGGTAAGCACAGGTTAAATTAATATAGAACTGACTATAATTGGGTTCCATTGTTCTCTCTGTACCAACACTTTCCTTTGTTctctaaaaagtgggcaaatggagaacacaccTTGGGAACAACTTaaaaaacaagagctgttggagaacagcaaagttgatgttcaagtatttattagttaaaaatatcaagcaGTGCCCTCagtcaaaaaacccctaaagggccccaaattggttgtattatcacgttcagcatccatacacattaggaaaataaaatcataaacatttatgatgacttaagcttaaacaatagacaaaatagaaacttgctcaaaaactttaacatggaaatatgacaaattaacagactcaaaaaaaacctaaaggaccccaaattggttgtattatcacgttcagcacccgtacacattaggaaaataaaatcataaacatttatgatgacttaagcttaaacaattgacgaaacagaaacttgctcaaaaactttaacgtgaaatgggacgccatcgctgacgccggggtgacaacattagctccccctattcttcgaataggcgagctaataaTAACACTAGTTCAGGACcgtatcaggatcatttcaggcacgtttcagccaaattgcacagTTACAATTtgaaaagaatttcaaaatggcgactatcttggatttcaaatcaatctgaaaaataatatttggtcATGTCAGGATAATATTAGACAAATtttagccaaatcgcactggtagaacttaagGAGTTCGAAAATGTGGTTTCAAGACGACGGCTGTTGAGGCCATCTTGAATATGAATCGATACGAAAAATAACATCATCGGTCGGGACCATTTCAGACAGTGAATATCCTTCTCTcccaacaagaggcccagtCAACACTTATGTAAAATCTTATCTCCTTCCTCCAAacatgtttctgaccaaatttggtgtaaCTCCATCAATTAATACTCGATTTATGATTGAAATAGGTTCTGCTTTGCGGGACTTTTTTTCCTAAAAACGCGCACATGTCCAATCTactgacatttttattttctaggTGGGAAAGGCGTCGTATATATCCGATGGGGAAGGATGGACTGTCCAGAAGGCAACGACAATCAGTTGGTCTACTCTGGTAGGTTaaatataacaacacaacaacataaAGCAGAAACAACAGTGGTGGAATAACCTTATCTGACAAATGCCTCTTGTTGTCTAGGTTACGCCGGAGGATCCTGGTATGACGCCAGTGGTGCTGCCGCTAATGCCTTGTGTATGCCCCCGGACCCAAGTTGGGGACCCCATATGAACGCAACTCTCACCTACCCGTCTTACTTATATGGGGCGGAGTACGATGAAAAGGCCGTATTCGGTATGACAGATTACAACGAAGATGTTCCTTGTGCTGTGTGTAGGAACTCGGCACATTCAATCATCAACATGGTACCCGGTCGGACCACATGCTACCCAGGCTGGACAGAGGCATATGGGGGACTTCTCACATCCGGGTACCCTAAAAGTCATTCAGCCAATGAGTTTCTATGTATGGATGGCAATCCCCAGGCTATTGTTGGAGGAGGCAACACTAATGATAATGGTCGTCTATTCTACGCTGTGTTGGCACAATGTGGATCGTTGCCATGTCCACCTTACGTGAACAATAAAGTACTGTCATGCGTTGTTTGCATGATATAACTTTTCACACATATCCATTTTTGTTGTTCTGTTAGAAGGTAGGAAAACTTATTCCCATGGTATCTGCACTTCTTTCCTTACAGTCTAACACTGCGGTGGAAGGCAAATGAAAGAATCTTTTATCACAGTGGTTCTCTATGTGATGAAATATCCAGCACCTTAGACCTATATCACTCAGCTATCGTCGAAATTGAAGATTAGTAACATGGTAGATATTGAATACTCTTACCACTTGACTACAGCAGCCCAGAAATGAAAGGTTAGTGGTAAATTGTTGGGATCTCCTGACCATGTAGCTACAACAGCCCAGAAGTGGAaagttagtggtagaatgccAATAACCTGATCACTTGGCTACAACAGAGTAGAAGTGTTAGGTTTGTGGTAAATTGTCGGATATCCTGATCACTTAGTCACAAAAGACCAGAATGTTAGTGGTAGAATACTGGATACCCTGGTGACGGCCGCAACAGCCCAGAGTGGAAGACTAGAGGTAAAATGCTGGATATCTGATCTCTTGGCCGAAAAAGCTCAGATAACATTATCACTTGGCCAATACTGCTCAGAAGTGGAAGGCTTCAACCACTCAATCAGCCACTGTTGTATTCCTTTACCAGGGTCAGTCGGTCACCATGGAAAGAGAGAAGTAGTTGTAGACTGTCTGTTCCTATGACCATTGTAACCTTTCGCTCATGAGCCGGTGCACGTGGTTATAACGATTGTTGGAAAGTTAAAACGACGTGCAATTGTCATCATTAATATATCGCCTATCAAAACACCAGAAACTTTATTATTGAATTTCACATTAACAACTGTTTAATTCAGTCAACTCTTGTATCATTAACAAAgcaacaaaatatgtaaaaaccaTAGGCTTCAAATCAACCTTTTCATTAATCAAAAATGATTATATTAATAAGgacatttcaatataaacaaagtaatagGTAATAAGTGTACCAAGAAACTAGATGTAAGGTGTAAGTTAGTCAGGTTTTTCTATTCACTGTAAATCAAGCTGTTGTATAAACTCTGTATATAAGTAGAATTCATTACTTCAAAACTGACAAATCAATTTTTATATAATCATACgagtatataaaacattatcTAGAAATTCAgtattataagttacacacacgTTTTTTCACACCTACTGTATGTAATTGTCATGATCTTCATTACTGGCTATAAATcacacaaaacatatatatcatacatcatGGTCTATATAGTACGTAGTGATCTGCTCTAACAACCTATCACAAAAGTTCATTTCCAGCAGTTTTCTTCCTGTTGGTGTAATGTCTGTAATCGAACACAGGAGCTGAAATCAAAGGGTTTATTTATTActgaattatatataatatacacatatatatacactctGAACAATTTGAGAACATTACTTTGATGGTGAATTCAAATGCACCTAACTCTAATTTTAACCTTATTTGGATCTAGCCCAAAAAGACTGAATGGTTTAAGCCCTTTTGGCCCCAAAatctgtcaaattttcaaatctaTCATTCAAATAACTAGTACTTCCTTGATACTGCTGTTAAAGTTGCTATGGCAACCATCATAAACATGTGTAAATCATGACAATGTGCAAATCAGCTGTCAACCTGTCAACTCTGACCAAGTTTTTCATTTGTAATTAATTGATCTAAAGCTGAACAAATTTTACAATTCTTCTGAAGATGTATCAAAGTATCTGCTTCTATCAGTTTTTGCAATCTATTGCTTCTAGGAcgaaaaatttataaaataatggtacAGATGATAAAGTTGTCAAATAAGCCTAATTTCTGTATATTTCGAATGGTTACCAGACATCCTAAGCTACAAAATTTAACTtccattacaagtgaatcaggGATGTACTAAAAAGGCACCTACATAGTCCTTTATAGTCAGACATTTTGATTTCTCTATGTAAATGCGTGAAATTTGATGATAATGCATGGATAATTTAGAAAAGACAATAGCATTGATAAACGTCAGGCAGATGGAGGGAGGGAAAAGGAAACACTCATTCCCTCTAGATCTGGTTTCACCTGCATATGatcacaataaatgtacaataaataaatgtaaatggtTACTCTAAATGGACTCTACTGCCATGCATGGAAAACACTTATGTGAGCCCTCCCTACCCCTCTGGGATATAATAATCAGTTACCTTGACTTTATCTTCAAGTGTCATTGAAAGAGACAAGTCCTGTGATTGGCTAGATTGTGTCTGTACATTCAGAAACAGACCCAATGATTGGCTAGGTAATTCATGTGGAGACAGGTCCTGTGATTGGCTAGGGAGTGTCTCCAGTGACAAATCATGTGCTTGGCTCGGTAGTGTCTGAACAGACAGTTTCTGTGATTGGTTCTCTGGCTGAGAAAACTCATCTTGTGATTGGTTAGGCATTGGTGGTTGATAAGATGGCAAAGAAGAAATCAAATCAGACTCTCTTCTCCTCCTTTTGAATGTTAAAACTGAAAAGcaacaaaaaattgaaaatgttacaaaatatatGATGACTACAggaatttaatgtttttcataTATGAATCACTTATTACAAATGTGTAACTTCCTGTCTTGTTCAACTGAATGTATTTTGCAGTGATTAATGCTAAATATTCTATATTTCTACAGAGGAAGAAGGATTTTCCACATAATTTTGCCTACTGCAATGCAATTGACCAGGTCAGTGGTGGCCAGAATGACttgcatatacaatgtaaaatttaatTCCTTATAAAAACCCAGAACAGGGCCATGGTGCCACAGTGTCCCGATATATTgacacaagccctccatctgtGTGTTGTGAGTCAAAAACTTATGTGGGGCATGTGCTAGATACTGAAGAAgttgatgggtttttttcttgGTCCTCTTGCTTTCCTCTACCTCCTTAACCTGACTCATCCTTAAATTACCATGGCTGTTTATCAGGcgtttaatcaaacaaactgaaCCAAATCACCTAATTAAAATTCTAAAAAGCTTATTTATTCATGGCTAGTAGACAATTAAAGGAGGGATGGATGGATATAGCACCATTGCATAAGCTCATCAGGGATGCAGGCTGGCAATTTTAATACAGGTGTTTTTAGATAATGTGATACATTATAAAAGTTTACCTGAGGGGCTATTCTCACTTGAAGACATACTCTCCAAGCTGCCAGGAATTTTAATAGTCTCATTATTAGAGTTTTTAGCAGTCGTTGTTTCTGGGTGCTGGAGGTTGTCATCAGTCCCATTTGATGTGTTCTCACTGTTGAGTTGGTCTTGTTTTTGTGACTCTGGGGAATTAAGAACTAGTACATCTTCTTCAAGACTTGACTGGCCTGTAATGTCATGGCCTATTAAAGTTCTatctatgttttttttcttatgtgGCGATGATGTTGTGCCAAGTTTTTGTTTAGCATTAGAGAACGCAAGACGACGTCGCTTTGTCACGCGAATGTCAGAATCACTATCTGTTTGTGAAGAAGAGTTATACACTTTTTCTCctgtttttgttttgtccacaacTGTATCATTAAATGCCTCGTCCTCATTTGTGTCCCTATCACTATTTATGTGACAAGTTCTTTTTTTAATAGTGGATTCTTGATGATCATTTACAAATTTCTCCAAAGATTTGGAATTGTACCCTCGGAAACTATCACTTGGTGTTGCTAGTTTTCTCAGTCTGACCTCTTCCTCCATTTCTAACTGTTCTAAAAGCACATTAACTCTTTCTGAGGAAACATTCTCAGGAGAAAGACATGGTACAAACCCCTGGGATTCCTGAAATGGTTGTGTATTGGCTGAATTTCCATGTGTAGACAAATTCTGTCTGCTCCTAGGCGTGGCAAATGCTTTTGCTTGGTGTGGACTGCCCGGGTCTGGATTTCCTTGTGTAGACAAATTATGTCTGGTTCTAGGCGAGGCATATACTTTTGCTTGGTGTGGACTGCCCGGGTCTGAATTTCCTTGTTTAGACAAATTCTGTTTGGTTCTAGGCGAGGCAGATACTTTCGCTTGTTGCGGACTGCCCGGGTCAGAATTTCCTTGTGTAGACAAATTCTGGCTGGTTTCAGGCGAGGCGGATGTTTTGGCTTGCTGTTGAGTTCCAGGGTCTGAATTTCCTTCTGACAATGTCTGTGGAATTGCTGACTTTTCCTGAAACACAAGGGAGGCTTTTATCAGCATTTAAACATAATTTGAGTCAAACCTAACTAAGTTGAACATTATGTCACAGCATTTGGTTGGTCTGCACCAATTTTTCCTTAAGGTAAtaaggtttgactgtataacAGTGTTTTTACATTTTCCGCACTGAAATATAAGGTTTAACGGAGGACATAGAAGTGATATACTTCACTCCAGTGacaatatcaatttttatactttcactcgcttttgaccaatcggaatgcaacattgacagtgaaaatatcattctGATCATTTTACCTCTGTAGTTTGTGCGCAATATGCAATATATGATGTTATGctcaaaaattaaattttagtaattttaaatttcaatttaatctcAAGGCACTgaaaaatcattattaaaattaaacGTGGGCTTTAGATATCTTAACGGTCTATCTGAGATTAAAAAGTTgagaaattgaataaaatattaattaaaccaCAATTAACTCAGAAAAGCTAGATATAAAGGATAACAATAGAAATtcttttatgatttttgtttttggaTTGTCAAAGGTCAGTATTATCTTCTATATATTAAGAGTTTTATTCAGACCTGGCCACTACTTTGATTTattcatatgtaatatattaagACATATTCACCAGATTGTCTGTCCCATCCACAGGTCTACGGTCTTGTTTCCCTGTAAAAGTCAAATACTGTACTGTACAATAGCATGTAAATTCTGTCCCAACCAATTATCTAATATGTAGCATGACCCAATGAGTCTGAACTCTTTTTAGAGTACTTACCATACTTTCCAGTATTACATTGGCAATATTTACCCCAGTTTAGAATTTATAATAAAGCTGGCCTTATATCAGGTCAGGTCTCTAGAAAATCCtcttttaatatcaatattaaaacacATTTGGTCACTGGACTGGCTCTGACTTAATTACCATAGGTGTAGTTACTTATATCAAAGTGGTCAGTGTTTACACAATAAcatttaatcatttatatattgtgACCCTGCTTTGATTTCTTAAAGGCTCTTACTGAATTATCATTGAATCTTTCGGAGCTTTCAAAGGAAAACAAAACTGGTCAGGactgttaacatcatatactacatgtattatatctaAT is a window encoding:
- the LOC138312488 gene encoding short-chain collagen C4-like, producing MCRYIFTVFLSIVSLLCLTSANDKRILMSDPTYVAQELNHLQSELQQLQAKVSTQEQTIASQQSVITTLTSQGGKGVVYIRWGRMDCPEGNDNQLVYSGYAGGSWYDASGAAANALCMPPDPSWGPHMNATLTYPSYLYGAEYDEKAVFGMTDYNEDVPCAVCRNSAHSIINMVPGRTTCYPGWTEAYGGLLTSGYPKSHSANEFLCMDGNPQAIVGGGNTNDNGRLFYAVLAQCGSLPCPPYVNNKVLSCVVCMI
- the LOC138312489 gene encoding serine-rich adhesin for platelets-like, whose protein sequence is MPERSTPGSSEETGSGDKAPSYVPHTLVDDESSIETTGQPSPTKKRKQDRRPVDGTDNLEKSAIPQTLSEGNSDPGTQQQAKTSASPETSQNLSTQGNSDPGSPQQAKVSASPRTKQNLSKQGNSDPGSPHQAKVYASPRTRHNLSTQGNPDPGSPHQAKAFATPRSRQNLSTHGNSANTQPFQESQGFVPCLSPENVSSERVNVLLEQLEMEEEVRLRKLATPSDSFRGYNSKSLEKFVNDHQESTIKKRTCHINSDRDTNEDEAFNDTVVDKTKTGEKVYNSSSQTDSDSDIRVTKRRRLAFSNAKQKLGTTSSPHKKKNIDRTLIGHDITGQSSLEEDVLVLNSPESQKQDQLNSENTSNGTDDNLQHPETTTAKNSNNETIKIPGSLESMSSSENSPSVLTFKRRRRESDLISSLPSYQPPMPNQSQDEFSQPENQSQKLSVQTLPSQAHDLSLETLPSQSQDLSPHELPSQSLGLFLNVQTQSSQSQDLSLSMTLEDKVKLLCSITDITPTGRKLLEMNFCDRLLEQITTYYIDHDV